In the genome of Pan troglodytes isolate AG18354 chromosome 15, NHGRI_mPanTro3-v2.0_pri, whole genome shotgun sequence, one region contains:
- the DACT1 gene encoding dapper homolog 1 isoform X1, translated as MKPSPAGTAKELEPPAPARGEQRTAEPEGRWREKGEADTERQRTRERQEATLAGLAELEYLRQRQELLVRGALRGAGGAGAAAPRAGELLGEAAQRSRLEEKFLEENILLLRKQLNCLRRRDAGLLNQLQELDKQISDLRLDVEKTSEEHLETDSRPSSGFYELSDGASGSLSNSSNSVFSECLSSCHSSTCFCSPLEATLSLSDGCPKSADLIGLLEYKEGHCEDQASGAVCRSLSTPQFNSLDVIADVNPKYQCDLVSKNGNDVYRYPSPLHAVAVQSPMFLLCLTGNPLREEDRLGNHASDICGGSELDAVKTDSSLPSPSSLWSASHPSSSKKMDGYILSLVQKKTHPVRTNKPRTSVNADPTKALLRNGSVCVRAPGGVSQGSSVNLKNSKQACLPSGGIPSLNNGTFSPPKQWSKESKAEQAESKRSPLPEGCPSGAASDLQSKHLPKTAKPASQEHARCSAIGTGESPKESAQLSGASPKESPSRGPAPPQENKVVQPLKKMSQKNSLQGVPPATPPLLSPAFPVEERPALDFKSEGSSQSLEEAHLVKAQFIPGQQPSVRLHRGHRNMGVAKNSSLKHRGPALQGLENGLPTVREKTRAGSKKCRFPDDLDTNKKLKKASSKGRKSGGGPEAGLPGRPAGGGHRAGSRAHGHGREAVVAKPKHKRTDYRRWKSSAEISYEEALRRARRGRRENVGLYPAPVPLPYASPYAYVASDSEYSAECESLFHSTVVDTSEDEQSNYTTNCFGDSESSVSEGEFVGESTTTSDSEESGGLIWSQFVQTLPIQTVTAPDLHNHPAKTFVKIKASHNLKKKILRFRSGSLKLMTTV; from the exons ATGAAGCCGAGTCCGGCCGGGACGGCGAAGGAGCTGGAGCCTCCGGCGCCGGCCCGAGGCGAGCAGCGCACGGCGGAGCCCGAGGGGCGCTGGCGGGAGAAGGGCGAGGCAGACACCGAGCGGCAGCGCACCCGGGAGCGGCAGGAGGCCACGCTGGCCGGGCTGGCGGAGCTGGAGTACCTGCGCCAGCGCCAAGAGCTGCTGGTCCGGGGCGCCCTGCGCGGCGCCGGGGGTGCGGGAGCCGCTGCGCCCCGCGCTGGGGAGCTACTGGGGGAGGCGGCGCAGCGCAGTCGCCTGGAGGAGAAGTTCTTGGAGGAGAACATCTTGCTGCTAAGAAAGCAATTG AATTGTTTGAGGCGAAGAGATGCTGGTTTGTTGAATCAGTTGCAAGAGCTTGACAAGCAGATAAGTGACCTGAGACTGGATGTAGAAAAGACATCTGAAGAGCACCTGGAGACAGACAGTCGGCCTAGCTCAG GGTTTTATGAGCTGAGTGATGGGGCTTCAGGATCCCTTTCCAATTCCTCTAACTCGGTGTTCAGTGAGTGTTTATCCAGTTGTCATTCCAGCACCTGCTTTTGCAGCCCCTTGGAGGCGACCTTGAGTCTCTCAGATGGTTGCCCCAAATCTGCAG ATCTCATAGGATTGTTGGAATATAAAGAAGGCCACTGTGAAGACCAGGCCTCAGGGGCAGTTTGCCGTTCCCTCTCCACACCACAATTTAATTCCCTTGATGTCATTGCAGATGTGAATCCCAAGTACCAGTGTGATCTGGTGTCTAAAAACGGGAATGATGTATATCGCTATCCCAGTCCACTTCATGCTGTGGCTGTGCAGAGCCCAATGTTTCTCCTTTGTCTGACGGGCAACCCTCTGAGGGAAGAGGACAGGCTTGGAAACCATGCCAGTGACATTTGCGGTGGATCTGAGCTAGATGCCGTCAAAACAGACAGTTCCTTACCGTCCCCAAGCAGTCTGTGGTCTGCTTCCCATCCTTCGTCCAGCAAGAAAATGGATGGCTACATTCTGAGCCTGGTCCAGAAAAAAACACACCCTGTAAGGACCAACAAACCGAGAACCAGCGTGAACGCTGACCCCACGAAAGCGCTTCTGAGGAACGGGAGCGTTTGTGTCAGAGCCCCGGGCGGTGTCTCACAGGGCAGCAGTGTGAACCTGAAGAATTCGAAACAGGCGTGTCTGCCCTCTGGCGGGATACCTTCTCTGAACAATGGGACATTCTCCCCACCGAAGCAGTGGTCGAAAGAATCAAAGGCCGAACAAGCCGAAAGCAAGAGGTCGCCCCTGCCAGAGGGCTGCCCCTCAGGCGCTGCCTCCGACCTTCAGAGTAAGCACCTGCCAAAAACGGCCAAGCCAGCCTCGCAAGAACATGCTCGGTGTTCCGCCATTGGGACAGGGGAGTCCCCTAAGGAAAGCGCTCAGCTCTCAGGGGCCTCTCCAAAAGAGAGTCCTAGCAGAGGCCCTGCCCCGCCGCAGGAGAACAAAGTTGTACAGCCCCTGAAAAAGATGTCACAGAAAAACAGCCTGCAGGGCGTCCCCCCGGCCACTCCTCCCCTGCTGTCTCCAGCTTTCCCCGTGGAAGAGAGGCCTGCCTTGGATTTCAAGAGTGAGGGCTCTTCCCAAAGCCTGGAGGAAGCGCACCTGGTCAAGGCCCAGTTCATCCCGGGGCAGCAGCCCAGTGTCAGGCTCCACCGGGGCCACAGGAACATGGGCGTCGCGAAGAACTCCAGCCTGAAGCACCGCGGCCCAGCCCTCCAGGGGCTGGAGAACGGCTTGCCCACCGTCAGGGAGAAAACGCGGGCCGGGAGCAAGAAGTGTCGCTTCCCAGATGACTTGGATACAAATAAGAAACTCAAGAAAGCCTCCTCCAAGGGGAGGAAGAGTGGGGGCGGGCCCGAGGCTGGTCTTCCCGGCAGGCCCGCGGGCGGGGGCCACAGGGCGGGGAGCAGGGCACATGGCCACGGACGGGAGGCGGTGGTGGCCAAACCTAAGCACAAGCGAACTGACTACCGGCGGTGGAAGTCCTCGGCCGAGATTTCCTACGAAGAGGCCCTGAGGAGGGCCCGGCGCGGTCGCCGGGAGAATGTGGGGCTGTACCCCGCGCCTGTGCCTCTGCCCTACGCCAGCCCCTACGCCTACGTGGCTAGCGACTCCGAGTACTCGGCCGAGTGCGAGTCCCTGTTCCACTCCACCGTGGTGGACACCAGTGAGGACGAGCAGAGCAATTACACCACCAACTGCTTCGGGGACAGCGAGTCGAGTGTGAGCGAGGGCGAGTTCGTGGGGGAGAGCACAACCACCAGCGACTCTGAAGAAAGCGGGGGCTTAATTTGGTCCCAGTTTGTCCAGACTCTGCCCATTCAAACGGTAACGGCCCCAGACCTTCACAACCACCCCGCAAAAACCTTTGTCAAAATTAAGGCCTCACATAACCTCAAGAAGAAGATCCTCCGCTTTCGGTCTGGCTCTTTGAAACTGATGACGACGGTTTGA
- the DACT1 gene encoding dapper homolog 1 isoform X2, which yields MKPSPAGTAKELEPPAPARGEQRTAEPEGRWREKGEADTERQRTRERQEATLAGLAELEYLRQRQELLVRGALRGAGGAGAAAPRAGELLGEAAQRSRLEEKFLEENILLLRKQLNCLRRRDAGLLNQLQELDKQISDLRLDVEKTSEEHLETDSRPSSGFYELSDGASGSLSNSSNSVFSECLSSCHSSTCFCSPLEATLSLSDGCPKSADVNPKYQCDLVSKNGNDVYRYPSPLHAVAVQSPMFLLCLTGNPLREEDRLGNHASDICGGSELDAVKTDSSLPSPSSLWSASHPSSSKKMDGYILSLVQKKTHPVRTNKPRTSVNADPTKALLRNGSVCVRAPGGVSQGSSVNLKNSKQACLPSGGIPSLNNGTFSPPKQWSKESKAEQAESKRSPLPEGCPSGAASDLQSKHLPKTAKPASQEHARCSAIGTGESPKESAQLSGASPKESPSRGPAPPQENKVVQPLKKMSQKNSLQGVPPATPPLLSPAFPVEERPALDFKSEGSSQSLEEAHLVKAQFIPGQQPSVRLHRGHRNMGVAKNSSLKHRGPALQGLENGLPTVREKTRAGSKKCRFPDDLDTNKKLKKASSKGRKSGGGPEAGLPGRPAGGGHRAGSRAHGHGREAVVAKPKHKRTDYRRWKSSAEISYEEALRRARRGRRENVGLYPAPVPLPYASPYAYVASDSEYSAECESLFHSTVVDTSEDEQSNYTTNCFGDSESSVSEGEFVGESTTTSDSEESGGLIWSQFVQTLPIQTVTAPDLHNHPAKTFVKIKASHNLKKKILRFRSGSLKLMTTV from the exons ATGAAGCCGAGTCCGGCCGGGACGGCGAAGGAGCTGGAGCCTCCGGCGCCGGCCCGAGGCGAGCAGCGCACGGCGGAGCCCGAGGGGCGCTGGCGGGAGAAGGGCGAGGCAGACACCGAGCGGCAGCGCACCCGGGAGCGGCAGGAGGCCACGCTGGCCGGGCTGGCGGAGCTGGAGTACCTGCGCCAGCGCCAAGAGCTGCTGGTCCGGGGCGCCCTGCGCGGCGCCGGGGGTGCGGGAGCCGCTGCGCCCCGCGCTGGGGAGCTACTGGGGGAGGCGGCGCAGCGCAGTCGCCTGGAGGAGAAGTTCTTGGAGGAGAACATCTTGCTGCTAAGAAAGCAATTG AATTGTTTGAGGCGAAGAGATGCTGGTTTGTTGAATCAGTTGCAAGAGCTTGACAAGCAGATAAGTGACCTGAGACTGGATGTAGAAAAGACATCTGAAGAGCACCTGGAGACAGACAGTCGGCCTAGCTCAG GGTTTTATGAGCTGAGTGATGGGGCTTCAGGATCCCTTTCCAATTCCTCTAACTCGGTGTTCAGTGAGTGTTTATCCAGTTGTCATTCCAGCACCTGCTTTTGCAGCCCCTTGGAGGCGACCTTGAGTCTCTCAGATGGTTGCCCCAAATCTGCAG ATGTGAATCCCAAGTACCAGTGTGATCTGGTGTCTAAAAACGGGAATGATGTATATCGCTATCCCAGTCCACTTCATGCTGTGGCTGTGCAGAGCCCAATGTTTCTCCTTTGTCTGACGGGCAACCCTCTGAGGGAAGAGGACAGGCTTGGAAACCATGCCAGTGACATTTGCGGTGGATCTGAGCTAGATGCCGTCAAAACAGACAGTTCCTTACCGTCCCCAAGCAGTCTGTGGTCTGCTTCCCATCCTTCGTCCAGCAAGAAAATGGATGGCTACATTCTGAGCCTGGTCCAGAAAAAAACACACCCTGTAAGGACCAACAAACCGAGAACCAGCGTGAACGCTGACCCCACGAAAGCGCTTCTGAGGAACGGGAGCGTTTGTGTCAGAGCCCCGGGCGGTGTCTCACAGGGCAGCAGTGTGAACCTGAAGAATTCGAAACAGGCGTGTCTGCCCTCTGGCGGGATACCTTCTCTGAACAATGGGACATTCTCCCCACCGAAGCAGTGGTCGAAAGAATCAAAGGCCGAACAAGCCGAAAGCAAGAGGTCGCCCCTGCCAGAGGGCTGCCCCTCAGGCGCTGCCTCCGACCTTCAGAGTAAGCACCTGCCAAAAACGGCCAAGCCAGCCTCGCAAGAACATGCTCGGTGTTCCGCCATTGGGACAGGGGAGTCCCCTAAGGAAAGCGCTCAGCTCTCAGGGGCCTCTCCAAAAGAGAGTCCTAGCAGAGGCCCTGCCCCGCCGCAGGAGAACAAAGTTGTACAGCCCCTGAAAAAGATGTCACAGAAAAACAGCCTGCAGGGCGTCCCCCCGGCCACTCCTCCCCTGCTGTCTCCAGCTTTCCCCGTGGAAGAGAGGCCTGCCTTGGATTTCAAGAGTGAGGGCTCTTCCCAAAGCCTGGAGGAAGCGCACCTGGTCAAGGCCCAGTTCATCCCGGGGCAGCAGCCCAGTGTCAGGCTCCACCGGGGCCACAGGAACATGGGCGTCGCGAAGAACTCCAGCCTGAAGCACCGCGGCCCAGCCCTCCAGGGGCTGGAGAACGGCTTGCCCACCGTCAGGGAGAAAACGCGGGCCGGGAGCAAGAAGTGTCGCTTCCCAGATGACTTGGATACAAATAAGAAACTCAAGAAAGCCTCCTCCAAGGGGAGGAAGAGTGGGGGCGGGCCCGAGGCTGGTCTTCCCGGCAGGCCCGCGGGCGGGGGCCACAGGGCGGGGAGCAGGGCACATGGCCACGGACGGGAGGCGGTGGTGGCCAAACCTAAGCACAAGCGAACTGACTACCGGCGGTGGAAGTCCTCGGCCGAGATTTCCTACGAAGAGGCCCTGAGGAGGGCCCGGCGCGGTCGCCGGGAGAATGTGGGGCTGTACCCCGCGCCTGTGCCTCTGCCCTACGCCAGCCCCTACGCCTACGTGGCTAGCGACTCCGAGTACTCGGCCGAGTGCGAGTCCCTGTTCCACTCCACCGTGGTGGACACCAGTGAGGACGAGCAGAGCAATTACACCACCAACTGCTTCGGGGACAGCGAGTCGAGTGTGAGCGAGGGCGAGTTCGTGGGGGAGAGCACAACCACCAGCGACTCTGAAGAAAGCGGGGGCTTAATTTGGTCCCAGTTTGTCCAGACTCTGCCCATTCAAACGGTAACGGCCCCAGACCTTCACAACCACCCCGCAAAAACCTTTGTCAAAATTAAGGCCTCACATAACCTCAAGAAGAAGATCCTCCGCTTTCGGTCTGGCTCTTTGAAACTGATGACGACGGTTTGA